In one Watersipora subatra chromosome 6, tzWatSuba1.1, whole genome shotgun sequence genomic region, the following are encoded:
- the LOC137398369 gene encoding uncharacterized protein, with amino-acid sequence MPPKGSKSSASPAIIEDDEKFKKLDSKLDVIISQLSEFNVRITSVERKTAEFEDTFEYLSKEISDLRAEVKELKQSKANVEKKLDSFDSLSGKVDASEQASRGKCIELNGIPHSKDENLLEGFKKILKNLKLDYINPMLDIDNMYRIRQTSRVIIRFLHTSKRDKFFIDYRRNIQDTSSLGFSDKAKIYINEVLSRSQNELFWKTRNFKKEHSYRFIWTFKQKIYLRKTPDSDAIEISSEQDLDTLKLV; translated from the coding sequence ATGCCACCGAAAGGAAGTAAATCGTCTGCATCACCAGCGATTATCGAGGATGATGAGAAATTTAAGAAACTGGATTCAAAGCTAGATGTCATTATCTCTCAACTCAGTGAGTTCAATGTAAGAATTACATCGGTTGAACGCAAAACAGCAGAGTTTGAAGACACGTTCGAATACCTCAGTAAGGAAATTAGTGACCTAAGAGCTGAAGTTAAAGAGTTAAAACAATCTAAAGCCAATGTGGAGAAAAAGCTTGACTCTTTCGATAGTTTAAGCGGGAAGGTAGATGCTAGCGAGCAGGCATCCCGTGGCAAATGCATTGAATTGAATGGAATTCCACATTCTAAAGATGAGAATTTACTTGAAGGCTTCAAAAAGATTCTAAAAAATCTGAAATTGGACTACATAAACCCAATGTTAGACATTGACAACATGTACCGTATACGCCAGACATCACGAGTGATAATTCGTTTTCTACACACCAGCAAAAGAGACAAGTTTTTCATCGATTATCGCAGGAACATTCAGGATACGTCTTCTCTTGGATTTTCAGATAAAGCAAAGATTTATATCAACGAAGTTCTTAGCCGATCACAAAATGAACTCTTCTGGAAGACTAGAAACTTTAAAAAGGAACATAGTTATAGGTTTATATGGACATTTAAGCAAAAGATTTACTTAAGGAAGACTCCGGATTCCGATGCTATCGAAATCTCATCTGAACAGGACTTAGACACACTGAAACtagtataa